The Halomonas sp. KG2 genome contains a region encoding:
- a CDS encoding adenosine deaminase, which yields MHEFLLQLPKVELHLHIEGSLEPELMFELAKRNGIELPYATVKEAKAAYEFDDLQGFLNLYYQGMNVLRTEQDFYDLAMDYFQRARGEGVVHIDMHFDPQAHLQRGIPLEVVMAGLLRAKEEAEATLDLSVGMIMAFLRDRPAEEALSVLENAAPYWKFLDAIGLDSAERDNPPVKFQALFARAKELGLVRVAHAGEEGPAEYIAEALDLLDVQRIDHGVRCLESDAVVKRLRERQIVLTVCPLSNVSLKVVDDLRDHPLPQLLKENLKVTISSDDPAYFGGGLLTNHVACAEAFGWDAEVFRMLNRNAIEEAFVDEPRRQELLQRLELV from the coding sequence ATGCATGAATTTCTTCTTCAGCTGCCTAAGGTAGAGCTTCATTTGCATATCGAAGGCTCGCTAGAGCCTGAGTTAATGTTTGAACTTGCCAAGCGAAATGGTATTGAGCTTCCATATGCGACGGTTAAAGAGGCAAAAGCAGCTTACGAGTTCGATGACCTACAGGGGTTCCTAAATCTTTATTATCAAGGCATGAATGTGCTGCGCACAGAGCAGGATTTTTATGACTTGGCGATGGATTATTTCCAGCGTGCTCGTGGGGAAGGGGTCGTGCACATTGATATGCATTTTGACCCTCAGGCCCATCTCCAGCGTGGCATCCCTCTTGAGGTTGTGATGGCGGGATTGCTTCGTGCGAAAGAAGAAGCAGAGGCAACGCTTGATCTGTCTGTTGGTATGATTATGGCTTTTTTGCGTGATCGTCCGGCTGAAGAAGCGCTCAGCGTGCTCGAAAACGCTGCTCCATACTGGAAGTTTTTAGATGCGATTGGTTTAGACAGCGCAGAGCGTGATAATCCCCCGGTAAAGTTCCAGGCACTGTTTGCGCGAGCCAAAGAACTTGGCTTGGTGCGTGTTGCCCATGCAGGAGAAGAAGGGCCTGCTGAATATATTGCTGAAGCACTGGATCTTCTCGATGTTCAGCGAATTGACCATGGGGTTCGCTGCCTCGAAAGTGACGCAGTGGTTAAACGGCTGAGAGAGCGTCAAATCGTACTAACGGTTTGCCCGCTGTCTAATGTCAGTTTGAAAGTGGTTGATGATCTTCGAGATCACCCTCTTCCCCAGTTATTGAAAGAAAACCTCAAGGTGACAATTAGCTCAGACGACCCGGCTTATTTTGGCGGTGGGTTGCTGACAAATCATGTTGCCTGTGCTGAAGCATTTGGCTGGGATGCTGAGGTCTTTCGCATGCTGAACCGTAATGCAATTGAAGAAGCTTTTGTTGATGAGCCACGTCGCCAAGAGCTTTTGCAACGTCTTGAGTTGGTATGA